A single region of the Brachypodium distachyon strain Bd21 chromosome 3, Brachypodium_distachyon_v3.0, whole genome shotgun sequence genome encodes:
- the LOC100821024 gene encoding uncharacterized protein LOC100821024 has protein sequence MAEACRDGRRCLPAWMTKACSSNEMSKTEHQNKHVVESDKQSVALDQIKPVRRKSRGKIKAVDTEETGELITLQRCQGRENTKRKSKDAAALKNSRKRKLGNFGSEASSSEITDDEIELTAGGPRALHRCQGIGKARRKCEDADYTAKVELKEVEKINSKKVRGRAAPKNSRKERLENLGSEATSDDEIELTVEDVVSIAEEIVNSDKEKQQKIRTMKTAQYEERPPESIFTPKDTGGSVSNTGPSKGLMRCTKTTTDRTPSESRVEKNNGHEEPYRPPNIQMTGDIAQDMINMFLAPLLSKPAVCEDRSRPVETSITSTNHAPRKKDFQDVARVQMAPVVKKKSSLRDKVDLFL, from the exons ATGGCTGAAGCATGTCGTGATGGTAGGCGCTGTCTCCCGGCATGGATGACGAAAGCATGCTCAAGTAATGAAATGTCAAAGACTGAGCACCAGAATAAACATGTGGTGGAATCTGATAAGCAATCAGTGGCTCTGGATCAGATCAAACCCGTCAGGAGGAAGAGTAGAGGGAAGATAAAAGCTGTGGATACTGAGGAGACTGGTGAGCTGATAACTTTGCAGCGATGTCAGGGTAGAGAAAACACCAAGAGAAAGAGCAAGGATGCTGCTGCTCTGAAGAATAGCAGGAAACGTAAGCTGGGGAATTTCGGATCAGAAGCATCGTCATCAGAAATAACTGATGATGAGATAGAGCTTACTGCTGGTGGTCCAAGAGCTTTGCATCGATGTCAGGGTATAGGGAAGGCCAGGAGGAAGTGCGAAGATGCTGATTATACTGCCAAAGTCGAACTTAAAGAAGTTGAGAAAATAAATAGCAAGAAAGTGAGGGGCAGAGCCGCTCCGAAGAATAGCAGGAAAGAAAGACTGGAGAATCTCGGATCAGAAGCAACAAGTGATGATGAGATAGAGCTAACTGTTGAAGATGTTGTGAGTATAGCCGAAGAG ATAGTAAATTCTGATAAAGAGAAACAGCAGAAGATACGAACGATGAAAACAGCCCAATATGAAGAGCGTCCTCCAGAGTCTATCTTCACTCCAAAGGATACAGGAGGATCAGTATCGAACACTGGACCATCGAAAGGACTGATGCGATGCACAAAAACTACCACAGATAGAACTCCAAGCGAGAGCAGAGTAGAGAAGAACAACGGACATGAAGAACCATATCGTCCGCCAAATATCCAAATGACAGGAGATATTGCTCAGGACATGATAAACATGTTTCTCGCCCCACTTTTGAGTAAACCTGCAGTCTGTGAAGATAGATCCAGGCCTGTAGAGACATCGATCACGAGCACCAACCATGCGCCGAGGAAGAAAGACTTCCAGGACGTAGCACGAGTACAGATGGCGCCTGTGGTGAAAAAGAAGAGCAGCTTGAGGGATAAGGTGGACTTGTTTCTTTGA
- the LOC100821325 gene encoding trafficking protein particle complex subunit 6B, with translation MGREVAESCLDGVVMEMVSAYCSRFYAAKPELAAGRIEAIGFQVGHQLSERYTMDRPRFSDHLEAIKFICKDFWSELFKKQIDNLKTNHRGTFVLQDNHFPWLTRVSLDPSMESTDATESDSASLGDTAAQTTTMLLYFPCGIIRGALTNLGITCAVSADMSNLPACSFVVRIKT, from the exons ATGGGCCGGGAGGTGGCGGAGAGCTGCCTAGATGGGGTGGTGATGGAGATGGTGTCCGCCTACTGCTCCCGATTCTATGCCGCCAAGCCGGAACTTGCCGCCGGCCGCATCGAGGCCATCGGCTTCCAGGTCGGCCACCAGCTTTCCGAGAG ATATACAATGGATCGCCCTCGATTTAGTGATCATCTGGAAGCAATTAAATTTATCTGCAAAGACTTTTGGTCAGAGCTATTCAAGAAACAGATTGACAATCTGAAGACTAATCACAGG GGTACCTTTGTTCTTCAAGACAACCATTTCCCATGGCTAACTCGTGTTTCTCTAGACCCATCTATGGAGAGCACAGATGCAACTGAGAGTGACTCTGCATCATTAGGTGATACTGCAGCCCAAACTACAACTATGCTTTTGTATTTCCCATGTGGGATCATCAGAGGGGCCTTGACCAACTTGGGAATTACATGTGCTGTCTCCGCAGACATGTCAAACCTTCCAGCAT GTTCTTTTGTTGTGCGCATCAAAACCTGA